One Cellulomonas sp. NS3 genomic region harbors:
- a CDS encoding S-ribosylhomocysteine lyase, translating into MNVESFNLDHRTVAAPYIRLADRKVLPAGDVLSKFDVRFTQPNQGHLEMPVVHSLEHLFAEHSRNHSTQVIDFSPMGCQTGFYLILEGEWEPEAVMGLVQETLEDVTRATEVPAANEVQCGWGANHTLEGAQEAARTFLAARDGWSQVTA; encoded by the coding sequence ATGAACGTCGAGTCGTTCAACCTCGACCACCGCACCGTCGCCGCGCCCTACATCCGCCTCGCGGACCGCAAGGTCCTCCCGGCGGGCGACGTCCTGAGCAAGTTCGACGTGCGCTTCACGCAGCCCAACCAGGGCCACCTCGAGATGCCGGTCGTGCACTCGCTCGAGCACCTGTTCGCGGAGCACTCGCGCAACCACTCGACCCAGGTCATCGACTTCTCCCCGATGGGCTGCCAGACGGGCTTCTACCTGATCCTCGAGGGCGAGTGGGAGCCGGAGGCCGTCATGGGCCTCGTCCAGGAGACGCTCGAGGACGTCACGCGGGCGACCGAGGTCCCCGCCGCGAACGAGGTGCAGTGCGGCTGGGGCGCGAACCACACGCTCGAGGGCGCGCAGGAGGCGGCCCGCACGTTCCTCGCCGCGCGCGACGGGTGGAGCCAGGTGACCGCGTGA
- the mtnN gene encoding 5'-methylthioadenosine/S-adenosylhomocysteine nucleosidase has product MIAVDAVVVTAMADEAEAFVERADFVGPVAQVGHALHRVLSVESRGVLLVQCGIGLVSSATAAAVAISGTRPSVVISAGSAGGVGEQVRVGDVVVGTEFVYSGADARAFGYALGQVPGMPARFVANEALLEATLAVPHDGLTVRAGTMLSGDAFIDASLVDAVRASFPDALSTDMETAALAQTCHLYGVPFLSVRGISDLCGPAANDDFLTHVDDAAQRSASVVLAALHRVVPRD; this is encoded by the coding sequence GTGATCGCCGTCGACGCGGTCGTCGTGACCGCGATGGCCGACGAGGCCGAGGCGTTCGTCGAGCGCGCGGACTTCGTCGGCCCCGTCGCCCAGGTCGGGCACGCGCTGCACCGGGTCCTGTCGGTCGAGAGCCGCGGGGTCCTGCTCGTGCAGTGCGGCATCGGGCTCGTCAGCTCGGCGACGGCCGCGGCCGTCGCGATCAGCGGGACCCGCCCCAGCGTCGTGATCAGCGCGGGGAGCGCCGGCGGCGTCGGCGAGCAGGTCCGCGTCGGCGACGTCGTGGTCGGCACCGAGTTCGTGTACTCGGGCGCCGACGCGCGCGCGTTCGGCTACGCGCTCGGGCAGGTCCCCGGGATGCCGGCGCGGTTCGTCGCGAACGAGGCGCTCCTCGAGGCGACCCTCGCCGTCCCCCACGACGGCCTCACCGTGCGCGCGGGGACGATGCTCTCGGGCGACGCGTTCATCGACGCCTCGCTCGTGGACGCGGTCCGCGCCTCGTTCCCCGACGCGCTCTCGACCGACATGGAGACCGCGGCGCTCGCGCAGACCTGCCACCTGTACGGGGTCCCGTTCCTCTCGGTGCGCGGCATCTCCGACCTGTGCGGCCCCGCGGCGAACGACGACTTCCTCACGCACGTCGACGACGCCGCGCAGCGGTCCGCGAGCGTCGTGCTCGCCGCGCTGCACCGCGTGGTCCCGCGCGACTGA
- a CDS encoding putative bifunctional diguanylate cyclase/phosphodiesterase, which translates to MIWVRSAWSRWLAASSAVAVLHLLLPLGFPRGIVYVSVGFLSVAVMLVGISRNAPAARLPWYLLTVGIALMTVGDFLWSWFELVLETDPYPSAADVVYLAAYPFLGAGLLMLARARGSERHPTAAIDSLLVSIGLGLVAWVTLVAPALRDPELDLASTVVGAAYPIVDIILIGLLVRLLTAPGARSTASVLLVSATGSLMAVDALFQLSALVPALEEHVLLLDAGWLVSYALFGAAALDPGMRLMSERAVEPEQRKGRQRLMLVGPAVFMAPTVLVVQLVLGGTVDVWAAAVAAVALTVLSLIRMARMTRWLEEQAQSLRGAADTDIVTGLANRRLLVREIRDALAAPRARVALVLVDVDRFSEINETFGHRTGDEVLIRIGERLRSVAGHAGLVARPGGDEFAILFRDVPGSGTAMNLAQSVHDALARPVRLDDLEVRVQVSVGLVVAPDDGTDPLDLLHRGDVALSTAKRGSRLPARYDASMSSASTLAPALGGTLLGAISRGELVLHYQPIVEVSTGRVLAVEALVRWQHPEHGLLTPNLFIPTAERTGVIGPLTRDVLDQALRAVAGWRADGLDIAVAVNLAAQNLLDPEIVSDVRAALARHGLPASALELEITESSAMSDPERALEALDALERLGVELAVDDYGTGHSSLAYLHRLPVGRLKLDRAFVGGIAQDRASEAIVRSTIELARHLGLSVVAEGVEDDATFAMLSEMGCYAAQGFGLARPGPAAGIPAVIAEITRTRAPVAPARRDGVPAPRAAAAAPAPR; encoded by the coding sequence GTGATCTGGGTGAGGAGCGCGTGGTCCCGCTGGCTCGCGGCCTCCTCCGCGGTCGCCGTGCTGCACCTGCTGCTCCCCCTCGGGTTCCCGCGCGGCATCGTCTACGTGTCCGTCGGCTTCCTCTCCGTCGCGGTCATGCTCGTCGGGATCAGCCGCAACGCACCGGCGGCCCGGCTCCCCTGGTACCTGCTGACCGTGGGCATCGCGCTCATGACGGTCGGGGACTTCCTGTGGTCCTGGTTCGAGCTCGTGCTCGAGACCGACCCGTACCCCTCGGCCGCGGACGTCGTCTACCTCGCCGCGTACCCGTTCCTCGGTGCGGGGCTGCTCATGCTGGCGCGGGCCCGCGGCAGCGAGCGGCACCCGACCGCGGCGATCGACAGCCTGCTCGTGTCCATCGGGCTCGGGCTGGTCGCCTGGGTCACCCTCGTCGCGCCCGCGCTGCGCGACCCCGAGCTGGACCTCGCGAGCACCGTCGTCGGAGCGGCGTACCCGATCGTCGACATCATCCTGATCGGGCTCCTCGTCCGGCTCCTGACGGCGCCCGGGGCCCGGTCGACCGCGTCGGTCCTGCTCGTGAGCGCGACGGGGTCGCTCATGGCGGTCGACGCGCTGTTCCAGCTCTCGGCGCTCGTGCCGGCGCTCGAGGAGCACGTGCTGCTGCTCGACGCGGGCTGGCTCGTCTCCTACGCGCTGTTCGGTGCCGCCGCGCTCGACCCCGGCATGCGCCTGATGTCCGAGCGCGCGGTCGAGCCCGAGCAGCGCAAGGGCCGCCAACGGCTCATGCTCGTCGGCCCCGCCGTGTTCATGGCGCCCACGGTGCTCGTGGTGCAGCTCGTGCTCGGCGGCACCGTCGACGTGTGGGCCGCCGCGGTCGCGGCCGTCGCCCTGACGGTGCTCTCGCTCATCCGGATGGCGCGCATGACCCGGTGGCTCGAGGAGCAGGCGCAGAGCCTGCGCGGCGCCGCCGACACCGACATCGTGACCGGCCTGGCGAACCGGCGGCTGCTCGTCCGGGAGATCCGGGACGCCCTCGCGGCACCGCGGGCCCGCGTCGCGCTCGTGCTGGTCGACGTCGACCGCTTCAGCGAGATCAACGAGACGTTCGGGCACCGCACCGGCGACGAGGTCCTGATCCGCATCGGCGAGCGGCTGCGGTCCGTCGCGGGCCACGCCGGCCTGGTGGCCCGGCCGGGCGGCGACGAGTTCGCGATCCTGTTCCGCGACGTGCCCGGGAGCGGCACGGCGATGAACCTGGCGCAGTCGGTGCACGACGCGCTCGCCCGTCCCGTCCGGCTCGACGACCTCGAGGTGCGGGTCCAGGTGAGCGTCGGGCTCGTGGTCGCGCCCGACGACGGCACGGACCCGCTGGACCTGCTGCACCGCGGCGACGTCGCGCTCTCGACCGCGAAGCGCGGCTCGCGCCTGCCTGCGCGCTACGACGCCTCGATGAGCTCGGCCAGCACCCTCGCCCCCGCGCTGGGCGGCACGCTGCTCGGCGCCATCTCGCGCGGCGAGCTCGTGCTGCACTACCAGCCGATCGTCGAGGTCAGCACCGGGCGCGTCCTCGCCGTCGAGGCGCTCGTGCGCTGGCAGCACCCCGAGCACGGCCTGCTCACCCCGAACCTGTTCATCCCCACCGCGGAGCGCACGGGCGTGATCGGTCCGCTCACGCGCGACGTCCTCGACCAGGCGCTGCGCGCGGTCGCGGGCTGGCGCGCCGACGGCCTCGACATCGCGGTGGCGGTCAACCTGGCGGCGCAGAACCTGCTCGACCCCGAGATCGTCTCCGACGTGCGCGCCGCGCTCGCGCGCCACGGGCTGCCGGCGTCCGCGCTCGAGCTCGAGATCACGGAGAGCAGTGCGATGAGCGACCCGGAGCGCGCGCTCGAGGCGCTGGACGCGCTGGAGCGGCTCGGTGTCGAGCTCGCGGTCGACGACTACGGCACGGGCCACAGCTCGCTCGCGTACCTGCACCGGCTGCCGGTCGGCCGGCTCAAGCTCGACCGCGCGTTCGTGGGCGGCATCGCGCAGGACCGTGCCAGCGAGGCGATCGTCCGGTCCACGATCGAGCTCGCGCGGCACCTCGGGCTGTCGGTCGTCGCGGAGGGTGTCGAGGACGACGCGACGTTCGCGATGCTCTCGGAGATGGGCTGCTACGCCGCGCAGGGGTTCGGCCTCGCGCGTCCCGGGCCCGCCGCGGGCATCCCGGCGGTCATCGCGGAGATCACCCGCACGCGCGCACCTGTGGCACCGGCGCGGCGGGACGGCGTCCCGGCACCACGCGCCGCGGCGGCGGCGCCCGCACCGCGCTGA
- a CDS encoding DoxX family protein: MTPSSRPRPPSPASAAVLGAVLALSGVLHLVVPRVYEPLIPRPLGNPRAWVLGSGVAELACAAALVPARTRNAGALATAALLVAVFPGNVTMALRTRRGAPGITTRRVVAWGRLPLQVPLVGWALAVARGARAAKVTAPVASGSTR; the protein is encoded by the coding sequence ATGACCCCGTCGTCCCGGCCGCGTCCGCCCTCCCCCGCGTCCGCCGCCGTGCTCGGCGCGGTGCTCGCGCTCTCGGGCGTGCTGCACCTCGTCGTGCCGCGCGTCTACGAGCCGCTCATCCCCCGCCCGCTCGGGAACCCGCGCGCATGGGTGCTCGGCAGCGGCGTCGCCGAGCTCGCGTGCGCGGCCGCGCTCGTGCCCGCGCGGACCCGGAACGCCGGGGCGCTCGCGACGGCTGCGCTGCTCGTCGCCGTGTTCCCCGGGAACGTCACGATGGCGCTGCGCACCCGCCGCGGGGCCCCCGGGATCACGACGCGGCGGGTCGTCGCGTGGGGGCGGCTGCCGCTCCAGGTGCCGCTCGTCGGCTGGGCGCTCGCCGTCGCGCGGGGTGCGCGCGCCGCCAAGGTCACCGCACCGGTCGCGTCGGGCTCGACCCGATGA
- a CDS encoding alpha/beta hydrolase: MTRTGAPAPTSTQYPVPGLVVREHRVAVPVDWSAPERYAPIEVFVRELVDPRRAGEDLPLLLFLQGGPGGASPRPLGSGWWTTLLATHRVVLLDQRGTGRSTRIAAREVAALGTPAEGAAYLACFRADAIVADAEHVRRTVYGGRRWATLGQSYGGFVTLAYLSRHPEALTECLVTGGLPPLTASAEETYARTYPRQAARNRELARRYPRDVALLGRIADRVSAGDVHLPDGDVLTVERLQLLGMPLGMSTGVDALHWLLDTALDTTGELADPFLAALAQGTSFVDNPLYAVLQEVIYHQGERAGGWAAQAEHERRDAFAPGARPLLLTGEAMFPWMYEQIGSLRPFRAVAEELAARTSWPALYDPDRLASNEVPVAAAQYYDDPYVDLDLALDTASRVGATQVWVTNELLHDGLRVAGDVILPRLLDLAAGRWSVTGR; encoded by the coding sequence ATGACCCGGACGGGCGCGCCCGCGCCGACGTCGACCCAGTACCCCGTCCCCGGCCTCGTGGTGCGCGAGCACCGCGTCGCGGTCCCCGTCGACTGGTCCGCGCCCGAGCGGTACGCGCCGATCGAGGTCTTCGTGCGCGAGCTCGTCGACCCGCGCCGCGCCGGCGAGGACCTCCCCCTGCTGCTGTTCCTGCAGGGCGGGCCCGGCGGAGCGAGCCCACGCCCGCTCGGGAGCGGCTGGTGGACGACGCTGCTCGCGACCCACCGGGTCGTGCTGCTCGACCAGCGCGGGACGGGTCGCTCGACGCGCATCGCGGCCCGCGAGGTGGCCGCGCTCGGGACCCCCGCCGAGGGCGCGGCGTACCTCGCGTGCTTCCGGGCCGACGCGATCGTGGCCGACGCCGAGCACGTGCGGCGCACCGTCTACGGGGGGCGGCGCTGGGCGACCCTCGGGCAGTCCTACGGCGGCTTCGTCACGCTCGCGTACCTCTCGCGGCACCCGGAGGCGCTCACGGAGTGCCTCGTGACGGGCGGCCTGCCGCCGCTGACCGCGAGCGCCGAGGAGACCTATGCGCGCACCTACCCGCGGCAGGCGGCCCGCAACCGGGAGCTCGCGCGCCGGTACCCCAGGGACGTGGCGCTGCTCGGCCGGATCGCCGACCGCGTGTCCGCCGGCGACGTCCACCTGCCCGACGGCGACGTGCTCACCGTCGAGCGGCTGCAGCTGCTCGGGATGCCGCTCGGCATGAGCACCGGCGTCGACGCGCTGCACTGGCTCCTCGACACCGCGCTCGACACCACGGGCGAGCTCGCCGACCCGTTCCTCGCGGCGCTCGCACAGGGGACGTCGTTCGTCGACAACCCGCTGTACGCGGTGCTCCAGGAGGTCATCTACCACCAGGGCGAGCGGGCGGGCGGCTGGGCGGCGCAGGCCGAGCACGAGCGGCGGGACGCGTTCGCGCCCGGTGCCCGGCCGCTCCTGCTGACGGGCGAGGCGATGTTCCCGTGGATGTACGAGCAGATCGGGTCGCTGCGGCCGTTCCGGGCGGTCGCCGAGGAGCTGGCCGCGCGCACGTCGTGGCCCGCGCTCTACGACCCCGACCGGCTCGCGTCGAACGAGGTCCCCGTGGCCGCGGCGCAGTACTACGACGACCCGTACGTCGACCTCGACCTCGCGCTCGACACCGCGTCGCGCGTGGGGGCGACGCAGGTGTGGGTGACCAACGAGCTCCTGCACGACGGCCTGCGCGTCGCGGGCGACGTGATCCTGCCGCGCCTGCTCGACCTCGCGGCGGGCCGGTGGAGCGTGACCGGGCGGTGA
- a CDS encoding amidohydrolase, giving the protein MVHRSASTPSVVAVTGGYVVPVASEPLDAGTVLIEDGRIVAVGLDVAVPDGAHVVDATGRWVLPGFVEAHGHVGIWEEGEGVAGDDVNEMTGPDMAAVRAVDAVNIDDEGFRDALAGGVTSVVVKPGSGNPIGGQTVAIKSWGGRTIDEQVLSASVSVKSALGENPKRVYREKGQTPSTRLGVAKVIREAFVKAQHYAAARAAAATKGEPFARDLGLETLVRVLDGELAWDQHCHRHDDIATAIRLADEFGYRLVVNHGTEGHKIADVLAERGIPVIYGPMLTNRSKVELRDRGIEHLATLAAAGVRVAITTDHPVVPVNFLVHQATFAVKEGLPRATALEALTVNPAAILGLDERVGSLRPGLDGDVVVWSGDPLDVHARVEHVLIEGVSVYAWDDAAQAGRVVERRERFAG; this is encoded by the coding sequence ATGGTCCACCGCAGCGCGAGCACCCCGTCCGTCGTCGCCGTCACCGGGGGGTACGTCGTCCCCGTCGCCTCCGAGCCGCTCGACGCCGGCACCGTCCTCATCGAGGACGGGCGCATCGTCGCCGTCGGCCTCGACGTCGCGGTGCCCGACGGCGCGCACGTGGTCGACGCGACCGGCCGCTGGGTGCTGCCCGGCTTCGTCGAGGCGCACGGGCACGTCGGCATCTGGGAGGAGGGCGAGGGTGTCGCGGGGGACGACGTCAACGAGATGACGGGACCGGACATGGCGGCGGTGCGCGCGGTCGACGCGGTGAACATCGACGACGAGGGCTTCCGCGACGCGCTCGCGGGCGGGGTCACGTCGGTCGTCGTCAAGCCGGGGTCGGGCAACCCGATCGGCGGGCAGACCGTCGCGATCAAGTCGTGGGGCGGGCGCACGATCGACGAGCAGGTCCTCTCGGCCTCCGTGAGCGTGAAGTCGGCCCTCGGCGAGAACCCCAAGCGCGTGTACCGCGAGAAGGGGCAGACGCCGTCGACCCGCCTCGGGGTCGCGAAGGTCATCCGCGAGGCGTTCGTCAAGGCGCAGCACTACGCCGCCGCGCGGGCCGCAGCCGCCACCAAGGGGGAGCCGTTCGCACGCGACCTCGGCCTGGAGACCCTGGTGCGGGTGCTCGACGGCGAGCTCGCGTGGGACCAGCACTGCCACCGCCACGACGACATCGCGACCGCGATCCGGCTCGCGGACGAGTTCGGCTACCGGCTCGTCGTCAACCACGGCACGGAGGGCCACAAGATCGCGGACGTGCTCGCCGAGCGCGGGATCCCGGTGATCTACGGCCCCATGCTCACCAACCGCTCCAAGGTCGAGCTGCGCGACCGCGGCATCGAGCACCTCGCGACGCTCGCGGCCGCCGGCGTGCGCGTCGCCATCACGACCGACCACCCCGTCGTGCCGGTGAACTTCCTCGTGCACCAGGCGACCTTCGCGGTCAAGGAGGGGCTGCCGCGCGCGACCGCCCTCGAGGCCCTCACCGTGAACCCCGCGGCGATCCTCGGGCTCGACGAGCGGGTCGGGTCGCTGCGCCCGGGGCTCGACGGCGACGTCGTGGTCTGGTCCGGCGACCCGCTCGACGTGCACGCCCGCGTCGAGCACGTCCTCATCGAGGGCGTGAGCGTCTACGCGTGGGACGACGCCGCGCAGGCCGGCCGGGTCGTCGAGCGCCGCGAGCGCTTCGCGGGCTGA
- the pgi gene encoding glucose-6-phosphate isomerase has protein sequence MTTTPIDATSTSAWQDLTAHRSALTPDLRGWFATDPERATRLTRTVGDLHVDLSKNLMTDETLELLVRLADEVGLPGRIEAMLTGEHINVTEDRAVLHTALRRPAGASPALHVDGQDVDADVQAELAKVSAFADKVRSGEWTGVTGARVATVVNIGIGGSDLGPVMAYEALKPYVQDGLEVRFVSNIDPTDLAETVRGLDPTTTLFIVASKTFGTLETLTNARLARTWLWEQLLAAGAIEDTDQARTQAVAQHFVAVSTALDKVAAFGIDPANAFGFWDWVGGRYSLDSAIGTSLAIAIGPDGFRDLLAGFHAVDEHLRSTPFAQNVPVLMGLLNVWYVNFLDAHTHAVLPYAQHLHRFPAYLQQLTMESNGKSVRWDGTPVTTDTGEIFWGEPGTNGQHAFYQLIHQGTRLIPADFIAVATPAHPLQDGDADVHELFLSNFFAQTKALAFGKTADEVRADGVAEEIVPARVFPGNRPTTSIMAPSLTPSVLGQLIALYEHITFVQGVVWGIDSFDQWGVELGKVLAMQISPAVSGDADAIAAQDPSTRGLIEYYRAHRDA, from the coding sequence GTGACCACCACACCCATCGACGCCACGAGCACGAGCGCCTGGCAGGACCTCACGGCCCACCGGTCGGCGCTCACGCCGGACCTGCGCGGCTGGTTCGCCACCGACCCCGAGCGTGCGACGCGCCTCACCCGGACGGTCGGGGACCTGCACGTCGACCTGTCCAAGAACCTCATGACCGACGAGACCCTCGAGCTCCTCGTCCGGCTCGCCGACGAGGTCGGGCTCCCCGGGCGCATCGAGGCGATGCTCACGGGCGAGCACATCAACGTCACCGAGGACCGCGCGGTGCTGCACACGGCGCTGCGCCGCCCCGCGGGTGCGTCCCCGGCGCTGCACGTCGACGGCCAGGACGTCGACGCCGACGTGCAGGCCGAGCTCGCCAAGGTCTCCGCGTTCGCCGACAAGGTGCGCAGCGGCGAGTGGACCGGCGTCACGGGCGCGCGCGTCGCCACGGTCGTCAACATCGGCATCGGCGGGTCGGACCTCGGGCCGGTCATGGCCTACGAGGCGCTCAAGCCGTACGTCCAGGACGGCCTCGAGGTCCGGTTCGTGTCGAACATCGACCCGACCGACCTCGCCGAGACGGTGCGCGGCCTGGACCCGACGACGACGCTGTTCATCGTCGCGTCCAAGACGTTCGGCACGCTCGAGACGCTGACCAACGCGCGGCTCGCCCGCACCTGGCTCTGGGAGCAGCTCCTCGCGGCCGGCGCGATCGAGGACACCGACCAGGCGCGCACGCAAGCCGTCGCCCAGCACTTCGTCGCGGTCTCGACCGCGCTCGACAAGGTCGCGGCGTTCGGCATCGACCCCGCGAACGCGTTCGGCTTCTGGGACTGGGTCGGCGGCCGGTACTCGCTCGACTCGGCGATCGGCACGTCGCTCGCGATCGCGATCGGCCCCGACGGGTTCCGCGACCTCCTGGCCGGCTTCCACGCGGTCGACGAGCACCTGCGCAGCACGCCCTTCGCGCAGAACGTGCCCGTGCTCATGGGGCTGCTCAACGTCTGGTACGTCAACTTCCTCGACGCGCACACGCACGCGGTGCTCCCGTACGCGCAGCACCTGCACCGCTTCCCGGCCTACCTCCAGCAGCTCACGATGGAGTCGAACGGCAAGTCCGTGCGCTGGGACGGCACACCCGTCACGACGGACACCGGGGAGATCTTCTGGGGCGAGCCGGGCACGAACGGCCAGCACGCGTTCTACCAGCTCATCCACCAGGGCACGCGGCTCATCCCGGCGGACTTCATCGCCGTCGCGACACCCGCGCACCCCCTGCAGGACGGCGACGCCGACGTGCACGAGCTCTTCCTGTCGAACTTCTTCGCGCAGACCAAGGCGCTCGCGTTCGGCAAGACGGCCGACGAGGTGCGCGCCGACGGTGTGGCGGAGGAGATCGTCCCGGCGCGGGTGTTCCCCGGCAACCGACCGACGACGTCGATCATGGCGCCGTCGCTCACGCCCTCCGTGCTCGGCCAGCTGATCGCCCTCTACGAGCACATCACGTTCGTCCAGGGCGTCGTGTGGGGCATCGACAGCTTCGACCAGTGGGGCGTCGAGCTCGGCAAGGTGCTCGCGATGCAGATCTCCCCTGCGGTGTCCGGCGACGCCGACGCCATCGCGGCGCAGGACCCGTCGACGCGCGGGCTCATCGAGTACTACCGGGCGCACCGGGACGCCTGA
- a CDS encoding DMT family transporter yields the protein MSWLVLVLSGVLEAVWATALGRSEGLTRWVPTVVFAVALVLSMGGLAYAMRELPTGTAYAVWVGVGAALTVAYAMATGAEPVSLVRVLLLLGIVGCVVGLKVVG from the coding sequence ATGTCCTGGCTCGTGCTGGTCCTGTCCGGTGTTCTCGAGGCCGTCTGGGCGACCGCGCTCGGGCGGTCGGAGGGGCTCACCCGCTGGGTCCCCACCGTGGTCTTCGCCGTCGCGCTCGTGCTGAGCATGGGTGGGCTCGCGTACGCGATGCGCGAGCTGCCGACGGGGACCGCCTACGCCGTGTGGGTGGGGGTCGGCGCGGCGCTGACCGTGGCCTACGCGATGGCGACCGGTGCCGAGCCGGTGTCGCTCGTGCGGGTCCTCCTGCTGCTCGGGATCGTGGGGTGCGTCGTCGGCCTCAAGGTCGTCGGCTAG
- a CDS encoding DUF2277 domain-containing protein, which yields MCRNIHTLHNFEPPASQDEVHAAALQYVRKVSGSTVPSQANREAFDRAVEEIAHATRHLLDALVTSAPPKDREVEAEKRRARSAERYATA from the coding sequence ATGTGCCGGAACATCCACACCCTCCACAACTTCGAGCCGCCCGCCTCGCAGGACGAGGTGCACGCGGCGGCCTTGCAGTACGTGCGCAAGGTGAGCGGCTCGACCGTGCCGTCGCAGGCGAACCGCGAGGCGTTCGACCGCGCCGTCGAGGAGATCGCGCACGCGACGCGCCACCTGCTCGACGCGCTCGTCACGTCAGCGCCGCCCAAGGACCGCGAGGTCGAGGCCGAGAAGCGCAGGGCCCGGTCGGCCGAGCGGTACGCGACCGCCTGA
- the cspE gene encoding transcription antiterminator/RNA stability regulator CspE, protein MTTGTVKWFNAEKGFGFIAPDDGGADVFAHYSAIQSSGYRSLEENQKVQFDVTQGPKGPQAENIQPL, encoded by the coding sequence ATGACGACTGGAACCGTGAAGTGGTTCAACGCCGAAAAGGGCTTCGGCTTCATCGCGCCTGACGACGGCGGCGCCGACGTCTTCGCGCACTACTCGGCCATCCAGAGCAGCGGCTACCGCTCGCTCGAGGAGAACCAGAAGGTGCAGTTCGACGTCACGCAGGGCCCGAAGGGCCCGCAGGCGGAGAACATTCAGCCCCTCTGA
- a CDS encoding GDSL-type esterase/lipase family protein → MTTPSAHPNRRSLLALVAVAALLLAGVLAAAAPSRAAASAPVRIMALGDSITGSPGCWRALLWQKLQNGGYTDVDMVGTLPTQGCGIAHDGDNEGHGGLLATNVAAEGLLTGWLAQTRPDVVLMHFGTNDVWSNRSTTQILAAYTTLVRQMRASNPAMKVLVAQIIPVAPPTCGECAQRTVALNAAIPAWAASLSTSASPITVVDQWTGWNSAADTSDGVHPNDAGIVKLADRWYPALAGVLDGVTPTPTPTPTPTPTPTPTPTATPTPTPTAGAGCTAVYRVANSWQGGFIGAVTVTAGSAPVTGWTVTLALPDGGVANVWGGQASTAGTSVTVQNAAWNGSLAAGRSTELGFQGTGSGAGATVSCSAR, encoded by the coding sequence ATGACGACGCCGTCCGCACACCCGAACCGCCGCTCCCTGCTCGCCCTCGTCGCGGTCGCCGCGCTGCTCCTGGCCGGGGTCCTCGCCGCCGCGGCTCCGAGCCGCGCGGCCGCCTCGGCGCCGGTCCGCATCATGGCCCTCGGCGACTCGATCACGGGCTCACCCGGCTGCTGGCGGGCGCTGCTGTGGCAGAAGCTCCAGAACGGCGGGTACACGGACGTCGACATGGTCGGGACGCTGCCGACGCAGGGCTGCGGCATCGCGCACGACGGCGACAACGAGGGCCACGGCGGCCTGCTCGCGACGAACGTCGCCGCGGAGGGCCTCCTCACCGGGTGGCTCGCGCAGACGCGCCCGGACGTCGTCCTCATGCACTTCGGCACCAACGACGTGTGGAGCAACCGCTCGACGACCCAGATCCTCGCGGCGTACACGACGCTCGTGCGCCAGATGCGCGCGAGCAACCCGGCCATGAAGGTGCTCGTGGCGCAGATCATCCCCGTCGCACCCCCGACGTGCGGCGAGTGCGCGCAGCGCACCGTCGCCCTCAACGCCGCGATCCCCGCCTGGGCCGCCTCGCTCAGCACCAGCGCGTCGCCGATCACCGTCGTCGACCAGTGGACCGGCTGGAACTCTGCGGCGGACACGTCCGACGGGGTGCACCCGAACGACGCCGGCATCGTCAAGCTCGCGGACCGGTGGTACCCGGCGCTCGCGGGCGTGCTCGACGGCGTGACCCCGACGCCCACGCCGACCCCGACCCCGACGCCCACGCCGACCCCGACGCCCACCGCGACCCCGACGCCCACGCCGACCGCCGGCGCCGGCTGCACGGCGGTCTACCGCGTCGCGAACAGCTGGCAGGGCGGGTTCATCGGCGCGGTCACGGTGACCGCCGGCTCGGCGCCCGTGACCGGCTGGACCGTGACCCTCGCGCTCCCGGACGGCGGGGTCGCGAACGTCTGGGGCGGCCAGGCGAGCACGGCGGGGACATCGGTGACCGTGCAGAACGCCGCGTGGAACGGCTCGCTCGCCGCGGGCCGCAGCACCGAGCTCGGCTTCCAGGGCACCGGCTCCGGTGCGGGTGCGACCGTCAGCTGCTCTGCGCGCTGA